A stretch of Pseudomonadota bacterium DNA encodes these proteins:
- a CDS encoding F0F1 ATP synthase subunit B: protein MFHDPTFWFLVAFLIFIFGVGKKFWKFISGYLDQHGLKIEEKIKDAIRMREEAQALLGEVRKKHMDAQKQADEIIEHARLQVENFRKESQQELEHFLKSRERLAHDRIQHAETQALQDIRRQAIFVSTQACQDILKDGVGDQQHTELIDQAIADLKPGGSQKDLLVT, encoded by the coding sequence ATGTTTCACGATCCTACGTTTTGGTTTCTTGTGGCCTTTTTGATCTTCATTTTCGGTGTTGGGAAAAAGTTTTGGAAATTTATTTCAGGTTACCTCGACCAGCACGGATTGAAGATTGAAGAGAAAATCAAGGACGCGATTCGCATGCGCGAGGAAGCACAAGCTTTGTTGGGAGAAGTGCGTAAAAAGCATATGGATGCGCAAAAGCAAGCTGACGAAATCATCGAGCACGCCCGCTTGCAGGTAGAAAATTTTCGTAAAGAATCACAACAAGAACTCGAGCATTTTCTCAAAAGTCGTGAGCGCCTAGCACATGACCGTATACAGCATGCAGAAACTCAGGCCCTACAGGATATAAGGCGTCAGGCAATTTTTGTGTCCACACAAGCCTGTCAGGATATTTTGAAAGATGGGGTTGGAGACCAGCAGCACACAGAATTGATAGATCAAGCGATCGCAGATTTAAAGCCAGGAGGCTCCCAGAAGGATTTGCTTGTGACTTAG
- a CDS encoding F0F1 ATP synthase subunit C encodes MEVGAAKMIGAGLAMLGLIGAGLGVGHIFATFVSSIARNPSARPEMFLMSLIGVAFTEAIALFAFVIGVLILYG; translated from the coding sequence ATGGAAGTTGGTGCAGCGAAAATGATTGGTGCGGGTCTTGCTATGTTAGGACTCATTGGAGCAGGACTTGGTGTGGGACATATTTTTGCCACATTTGTCAGCTCTATTGCCCGCAATCCATCAGCAAGGCCAGAGATGTTCCTCATGAGCTTGATTGGTGTCGCCTTTACCGAAGCCATCGCGTTGTTTGCGTTCGTGATTGGTGTACTGATCCTTTATGGGTGA